Proteins encoded by one window of Leopardus geoffroyi isolate Oge1 chromosome X, O.geoffroyi_Oge1_pat1.0, whole genome shotgun sequence:
- the APLN gene encoding apelin, giving the protein MNLRRCVQALLLLWLSLTAACGGPLLQPSDGNGLEESNVRHLVQPKGSRNGPGPWQGGRRKFRRQRPRLSHKGPMPF; this is encoded by the exons ATGAATCTGCGGCGGTGCGTGCAGGCGCTCCTGCTGCTCTGGCTCTCCTTGACCGCGGCGTGTGGAG GGCCCCTGCTGCAGCCTTCTGATGGGAATGGGCTGGAGGAGAGCAATGTCCGCCACCTGGTGCAGCCCAAAGGGTCGAGGAACGGACCAGGGCCATGGCAGGGAGGTCGGAGGAAATTCCGCCGCCAGCGGCCGCGCCTCTCCCACAAGGGCCCCATGCCTTTCTGA